From a single Vitis vinifera cultivar Pinot Noir 40024 chromosome 18, ASM3070453v1 genomic region:
- the LOC100266034 gene encoding auxilin-like protein 1 isoform X1, with protein sequence MARSMYRNQASSATFSKKLSTANGFYDDVFSGQAKVGAPTFSSRVEDYCEIFGTSQASRGSSIPVLDLPIANEREAPIDVRSSKFDYSKIFSGLGDVDFAAPSYEELFAEPKEGDSTSSMEAWTPAETGSPSEASDVFNSSEENEVYEAAYQSFDSVKQFNMSYHRTNQRSPESTNETTHIAQFHAVPGYSCLIDEFSPLQKTESDTPVPTIVNDVKLNVDFSEGTKERKHCKTALSHPPPCDDEKQASDGDANFRSGFDRNQSYSNDNLFSAYETRIHSSKLQPPNPNKKEDDYNKSMDSNFKASTSAPGGAADDCSSTSSDEEIDPNSAAAASAAAVRKAIENARARIRIARESMERKKAGLQSSGKLSFKDGLEFKEKRGGKVPASGSRYKEKVTQITCERVDRTVPVFAGRERQNATETGQVVPGAKSREKVIIANKTAEAMHGTNSQQTQVDHGQEGADELEAAKLFYDQVNTHKSRAATLVFKHADGENKMIEAIDAREWKEKVMVKTNSDEPTENAKKMKIIEEAHKWEEIGNAIKGAQEWDANKLEAATELTEQEENEKKLRIGVELRETKEIENEEELKKCQQPIKREGIDIQGWEETEEIENEEELKECQQPIKNEEEIDLQNWEEDETLQKRLEEGGPKQIENEEQKESYEQAENERKVSEVCGWVEHEEQPGEVCGQEENVKKHKDAPKGDSEKELAKVCEKETRLNVPHDWEESEKLLKEDHLWEGNENLEETQKLEVNEEMLKESYQMGENEKSQKEAHEWEETERTQGETDEIEENGQRKVTKEAIKYDGEKNLEATNNASEQDQAKNLSGTQEACTQKGNDMDMDVIEEVFADEENGRMMEVYESFCEPKENGNGLKPFKVENDLEEREMFEEARLTLDALKNREIKNSMNDEVETFFLDANEVDLDEIDMNLGQEETDHNTEPELACNLEEHFKKLAPESGENNKHVNETEVALDEEEDDVSYGERQWVENGKKMEAGCVFEGKEMNMEMDQEINSSQITEGNKENAQDTFTIEGRETKETLQKEAEVEKEHFRRTNEAKEREREREKERIAVERAIREVRERAFAEAREKAEKAAAERATAGARQKVMAGAGERLNKASSGAKSSAEKASMEAKLRAERAAVERATAEARERALEKALSGKAASGAREQPERFAAAKKDPLYQGSGPSSNSRYSNSSNHGVPYATGFDEAKDEATQRCKAMSDRHQRTVERVAKVLEEKNMRDLLAQKEQAERNRLAEALDGGVKRWSSGKEGNLRALLATLQYILGPDSGWQPIPLTDIITTNAIKKAYRKATLCVHPDKLQQRGASIQQKYICEKVFDLLQVCCCLLLCISLSIFMG encoded by the exons CAGATGTTTTTAATAGCTCAGAAGAAAATGAAGTATATGAAGCAGCTTACCAATCATTTGATTCTGTAAAGCAGTTCAACATGTCATATCACAGAACCAATCAAAGAAGTCCTGAAAGCACAAACGAAACAACACACATAGCTCAATTCCATGCTGTTCCTGGATATTCTTGTTTAATTGATGAATTCTCTCCTTTACAAAAGACTGAAAGTGATACACCAGTACCTACAATAGTAAATGATGTTAAGCTTAATGTGGATTTTAGTGAGGggacaaaggaaagaaaacattGCAAGACAGCCTTGTCACATCCTCCACCCTGTGATGATGAGAAACAGGCTTCTGATGGTGATGCCAATTTTCGAAGCGGATTTGATCGAAACCAGTCTTATtctaatgataatttatttagtgCATATGAAACTAGAATTCATTCCTCTAAACTGCAGCCACCTAACCCAAACAAGAAAGAAGATGATTACAATAAATCAATGGATTCAAACTTCAAAGCTTCTACAAGTGCTCCTGGAGGTGCAGCAGATGATTGTTCATCAACTTCCTCTGATGAGGAAATAGATCCAAATTCTGCTGCCGCTGCCTCTGCTGCTGCTGTGAGAAAAGCAATAGAGAATGCTCGAGCAAGGATCAGAATAGCAAGAGAATCAATGGAGAGAAAGAAGGCTGGCCTTCAAAGTAGTGGGAAATTGAGCTTTAAGGATGGCTtggaattcaaagaaaaaagggGTGGTAAAGTTCCTGCTTCAGGAAGCAGATACAAAGAGAAGGTGACACAAATAACATGTGAAAGAGTTGATAGAACAGTGCCAGTTTTTGCAGGGAGAGAGAGACAAAATGCAACAGAAACAGGACAAGTAGTTCCAGGTGCCAAAAGCAGAGAGAAAGTTATTATTGCTAACAAAACTGCAGAAGCAATGCATGGGACGAATTCCCAACAAACTCAAGTGGATCATGGGCAGGAAGGAGCAGATGAATTGGAAGCAGCCAAACTGTTTTATGATCAAGTAAATACACACAAGTCCAGAGCAGCAACCTTGGTCTTCAAGCATGCAGATGGTGAGAACAAAATGATCGAAGCTATTGATGCACGTGAATGGAAAGAGAAGGTGATGGTTAAGACAAACTCGGATGAGCCCACAGAAAATGCAAAGAAGATGAAAATTATTGAAGAGGCTCATAAATGGGAGGAAATTGGGAACGCTATAAAAGGGGCACAAGAGTGGGATGCAAATAAGTTAGAAGCAGCCACAGAGCTTACTGAGcaggaagaaaatgagaagaaattgaGAATTGGTGTAGAGTTGCGAGAAACCAAGGAGATAGAAAATGAGGAAGAACTGAAAAAGTGTCAGCAGCCAATAAAAAGAGAGGGAATCGATATTCAAGGGTGGGAAGAAACTGAGGAAATAGAAAATGAGGAGGAACTGAAAGAGTGTCAGCAGCCCATAAAAAATGAGGAGgaaattgatcttcaaaattGGGAGGAGGACGAAACTCTTCAGAAGAGACTAGAAGAGGGGGGTCCAAAGCAGATAGAAAATGAAGAGCAAAAAGAGTCCTATGAACAAGCAGAAAATGAGAGGAAAGTAAGTGAAGTTTGTGGGTGGGTAGAACATGAGGAGCAACCAGGAGAGGTTTGTGGGCAGgaagaaaatgtgaagaaacACAAAGATGCCCCCAAGGGAGACAGCGAGAAAGAGTTGGCCAAGGTTTGTGAGAAAGAAACGAGACTAAATGTCCCTCATGACTGGGAAGAAAGTGAGAAGCTACTGAAAGAGGATCATCTGTGGGAAGGAAACGAGAACCTTGAAGAGACCCAAAAGCTGGAAGTGAATGAAGAGATGCTAAAAGAGTCTTATCAGATGGGAGAAAATGAGAAGAGTCAAAAAGAAGCTCATGAATGGGAAGAAACTGAGAGAACACAGGGAGAGACTGATGAGATAGAAGAAAATGGGCAGAGAAAAGTGACTAAAGAGGCTATCAAGTATGATGGGGAGAAGAATCTTGAGGCCACTAATAATGCCTCTGAGCAGGATCAAGCTAAGAACCTAAGTGGGACTCAAGAAGCCTGTACACAGAAGGGAAATGATATGGATATGGATGTAATAGAAGAAGTATTTGCTGATGAGGAGAATGGGAGGATGATGGAAGTATATGAATCTTTCTGTGAACCCAAAGAGAATGGAAATGGGTTGAAACCTTTTAAAGTGGAAAATGATCTGGAGGAAAGAGAGATGTTTGAAGAAGCAAGATTGACTCTGGATGCCCTCAAAAACAGAGAGATCAAGAACAGCATGAATGATGAAGTTGAAACATTCTTTTTAGATGCCAATGAGGTGGATTTAGATGAAATTGACATGAATCTCGGACAAGAAGAAACTGACCACAATACAGAACCTGAATTAGCCTGCAATCTGGAAGAGCATTTTAAGAAACTAGCTCCTGAATCAGGAGAAAATAATAAGCATGTAAATGAGACTGAAGTTGCCTTGGATGAGGAAGAAGATGATGTGTCTTATGGGGAAAGACAATGGGTTGAGAATGGGAAGAAAATGGAGGCAGGTTGTGTGTTTGAAGGGAAAGAAATGAACATGGAAATGGATCAGGAGATCAATTCAAGCCAAATTACAGAAGGAAATAAGGAGAATGCACAAGATACCTTCACAATTGAAGGGAGGGAAACCAAGGAAACTTTGCAAAAGGAAGCAGAGGTGGAAAAGGAACACTTTAGAAGAACAAATGAAGCGAAAGAGagggaaagagaaagagaaaaagaaagaatagcTGTTGAAAGAGCAATCCGTGAAGTTCGTGAAAGGGCATTTGCTGAAGCCCGAGAAAAGGCAGAAAAGGCTGCTGCAGAAAGAGCAACTGCTGGAGCCCGACAAAAAGTGATGGCTGGGGCTGGGGAAAGATTGAATAAAGCTTCTTCAGGGGCTAAATCATCAGCTGAGAAGGCTTCTATGGAAGCCAAACTTAGGGCAGAACGTGCTGCTGTAGAGAGAGCAACTGCAGAGGCTCGGGAGCGTGCCCTGGAAAAAGCACTATCTGGGAAGGCTGCCTCTGGAGCAAGAGAACAGCCCGAAAGGTTTGCTGCTGCTAAGAAGGATCCACTGTATCAAGGCTCAGGTCCTTCTAGCAATTCAAGATATTCGAATTCTTCAAATCATGGTG TTCCTTATGCCACTGGATTTGATGAGGCCAAAGATGAAGCAACTCAGAGGTGTAAAGCTATGTCAGATAGACATCAACGGACAGTGGAGCGTGTG GCAAAAGTTCTTGAGGAGAAGAATATGCGGGATCTACTTGCTCAGAAAGAGCAAGCAGAGAGAAAC AGACTAGCAGAAGCTCTAGATGGTGGTGTCAAAAGGTGGTCAAGTGGGAAGGAGGGGAACTTGCGTGCACTGCTTGCAACGCTTCAATAT ATTCTTGGGCCTGATAGTGGTTGGCAGCCGATTCCCCTAACAGATATAATAACAACCAATGCTATAAAGAAAGCTTACCGGAAGGCCACTCTTTGTGTGCATCCTGATAAGTTGCAGCAGCGTGGTGCTAGCATTCAGCAGAAGTACATATGTGAGAAGGTTTTTGATCTTTTACAGGTATGCTGTTGTCTTCTTTTGTGCATTAGCTTAAGTATCTTTATGGGCTAG
- the LOC100266034 gene encoding auxilin-like protein 1 isoform X2: MARSMYRNQASSATFSKKLSTANGFYDDVFSGQAKVGAPTFSSRVEDYCEIFGTSQASRGSSIPVLDLPIANEREAPIDVRSSKFDYSKIFSGLGDVDFAAPSYEELFAEPKEGDSTSSMEAWTPAETGSPSEASDVFNSSEENEVYEAAYQSFDSVKQFNMSYHRTNQRSPESTNETTHIAQFHAVPGYSCLIDEFSPLQKTESDTPVPTIVNDVKLNVDFSEGTKERKHCKTALSHPPPCDDEKQASDGDANFRSGFDRNQSYSNDNLFSAYETRIHSSKLQPPNPNKKEDDYNKSMDSNFKASTSAPGGAADDCSSTSSDEEIDPNSAAAASAAAVRKAIENARARIRIARESMERKKAGLQSSGKLSFKDGLEFKEKRGGKVPASGSRYKEKVTQITCERVDRTVPVFAGRERQNATETGQVVPGAKSREKVIIANKTAEAMHGTNSQQTQVDHGQEGADELEAAKLFYDQVNTHKSRAATLVFKHADGENKMIEAIDAREWKEKVMVKTNSDEPTENAKKMKIIEEAHKWEEIGNAIKGAQEWDANKLEAATELTEQEENEKKLRIGVELRETKEIENEEELKKCQQPIKREGIDIQGWEETEEIENEEELKECQQPIKNEEEIDLQNWEEDETLQKRLEEGGPKQIENEEQKESYEQAENERKVSEVCGWVEHEEQPGEVCGQEENVKKHKDAPKGDSEKELAKVCEKETRLNVPHDWEESEKLLKEDHLWEGNENLEETQKLEVNEEMLKESYQMGENEKSQKEAHEWEETERTQGETDEIEENGQRKVTKEAIKYDGEKNLEATNNASEQDQAKNLSGTQEACTQKGNDMDMDVIEEVFADEENGRMMEVYESFCEPKENGNGLKPFKVENDLEEREMFEEARLTLDALKNREIKNSMNDEVETFFLDANEVDLDEIDMNLGQEETDHNTEPELACNLEEHFKKLAPESGENNKHVNETEVALDEEEDDVSYGERQWVENGKKMEAGCVFEGKEMNMEMDQEINSSQITEGNKENAQDTFTIEGRETKETLQKEAEVEKEHFRRTNEAKEREREREKERIAVERAIREVRERAFAEAREKAEKAAAERATAGARQKVMAGAGERLNKASSGAKSSAEKASMEAKLRAERAAVERATAEARERALEKALSGKAASGAREQPERFAAAKKDPLYQGSGPSSNSRYSNSSNHGVPYATGFDEAKDEATQRCKAMSDRHQRTVERVAKVLEEKNMRDLLAQKEQAERNRLAEALDGGVKRWSSGKEGNLRALLATLQYILGPDSGWQPIPLTDIITTNAIKKAYRKATLCVHPDKLQQRGASIQQKYICEKVFDLLQEAWNKFNSEE, from the exons CAGATGTTTTTAATAGCTCAGAAGAAAATGAAGTATATGAAGCAGCTTACCAATCATTTGATTCTGTAAAGCAGTTCAACATGTCATATCACAGAACCAATCAAAGAAGTCCTGAAAGCACAAACGAAACAACACACATAGCTCAATTCCATGCTGTTCCTGGATATTCTTGTTTAATTGATGAATTCTCTCCTTTACAAAAGACTGAAAGTGATACACCAGTACCTACAATAGTAAATGATGTTAAGCTTAATGTGGATTTTAGTGAGGggacaaaggaaagaaaacattGCAAGACAGCCTTGTCACATCCTCCACCCTGTGATGATGAGAAACAGGCTTCTGATGGTGATGCCAATTTTCGAAGCGGATTTGATCGAAACCAGTCTTATtctaatgataatttatttagtgCATATGAAACTAGAATTCATTCCTCTAAACTGCAGCCACCTAACCCAAACAAGAAAGAAGATGATTACAATAAATCAATGGATTCAAACTTCAAAGCTTCTACAAGTGCTCCTGGAGGTGCAGCAGATGATTGTTCATCAACTTCCTCTGATGAGGAAATAGATCCAAATTCTGCTGCCGCTGCCTCTGCTGCTGCTGTGAGAAAAGCAATAGAGAATGCTCGAGCAAGGATCAGAATAGCAAGAGAATCAATGGAGAGAAAGAAGGCTGGCCTTCAAAGTAGTGGGAAATTGAGCTTTAAGGATGGCTtggaattcaaagaaaaaagggGTGGTAAAGTTCCTGCTTCAGGAAGCAGATACAAAGAGAAGGTGACACAAATAACATGTGAAAGAGTTGATAGAACAGTGCCAGTTTTTGCAGGGAGAGAGAGACAAAATGCAACAGAAACAGGACAAGTAGTTCCAGGTGCCAAAAGCAGAGAGAAAGTTATTATTGCTAACAAAACTGCAGAAGCAATGCATGGGACGAATTCCCAACAAACTCAAGTGGATCATGGGCAGGAAGGAGCAGATGAATTGGAAGCAGCCAAACTGTTTTATGATCAAGTAAATACACACAAGTCCAGAGCAGCAACCTTGGTCTTCAAGCATGCAGATGGTGAGAACAAAATGATCGAAGCTATTGATGCACGTGAATGGAAAGAGAAGGTGATGGTTAAGACAAACTCGGATGAGCCCACAGAAAATGCAAAGAAGATGAAAATTATTGAAGAGGCTCATAAATGGGAGGAAATTGGGAACGCTATAAAAGGGGCACAAGAGTGGGATGCAAATAAGTTAGAAGCAGCCACAGAGCTTACTGAGcaggaagaaaatgagaagaaattgaGAATTGGTGTAGAGTTGCGAGAAACCAAGGAGATAGAAAATGAGGAAGAACTGAAAAAGTGTCAGCAGCCAATAAAAAGAGAGGGAATCGATATTCAAGGGTGGGAAGAAACTGAGGAAATAGAAAATGAGGAGGAACTGAAAGAGTGTCAGCAGCCCATAAAAAATGAGGAGgaaattgatcttcaaaattGGGAGGAGGACGAAACTCTTCAGAAGAGACTAGAAGAGGGGGGTCCAAAGCAGATAGAAAATGAAGAGCAAAAAGAGTCCTATGAACAAGCAGAAAATGAGAGGAAAGTAAGTGAAGTTTGTGGGTGGGTAGAACATGAGGAGCAACCAGGAGAGGTTTGTGGGCAGgaagaaaatgtgaagaaacACAAAGATGCCCCCAAGGGAGACAGCGAGAAAGAGTTGGCCAAGGTTTGTGAGAAAGAAACGAGACTAAATGTCCCTCATGACTGGGAAGAAAGTGAGAAGCTACTGAAAGAGGATCATCTGTGGGAAGGAAACGAGAACCTTGAAGAGACCCAAAAGCTGGAAGTGAATGAAGAGATGCTAAAAGAGTCTTATCAGATGGGAGAAAATGAGAAGAGTCAAAAAGAAGCTCATGAATGGGAAGAAACTGAGAGAACACAGGGAGAGACTGATGAGATAGAAGAAAATGGGCAGAGAAAAGTGACTAAAGAGGCTATCAAGTATGATGGGGAGAAGAATCTTGAGGCCACTAATAATGCCTCTGAGCAGGATCAAGCTAAGAACCTAAGTGGGACTCAAGAAGCCTGTACACAGAAGGGAAATGATATGGATATGGATGTAATAGAAGAAGTATTTGCTGATGAGGAGAATGGGAGGATGATGGAAGTATATGAATCTTTCTGTGAACCCAAAGAGAATGGAAATGGGTTGAAACCTTTTAAAGTGGAAAATGATCTGGAGGAAAGAGAGATGTTTGAAGAAGCAAGATTGACTCTGGATGCCCTCAAAAACAGAGAGATCAAGAACAGCATGAATGATGAAGTTGAAACATTCTTTTTAGATGCCAATGAGGTGGATTTAGATGAAATTGACATGAATCTCGGACAAGAAGAAACTGACCACAATACAGAACCTGAATTAGCCTGCAATCTGGAAGAGCATTTTAAGAAACTAGCTCCTGAATCAGGAGAAAATAATAAGCATGTAAATGAGACTGAAGTTGCCTTGGATGAGGAAGAAGATGATGTGTCTTATGGGGAAAGACAATGGGTTGAGAATGGGAAGAAAATGGAGGCAGGTTGTGTGTTTGAAGGGAAAGAAATGAACATGGAAATGGATCAGGAGATCAATTCAAGCCAAATTACAGAAGGAAATAAGGAGAATGCACAAGATACCTTCACAATTGAAGGGAGGGAAACCAAGGAAACTTTGCAAAAGGAAGCAGAGGTGGAAAAGGAACACTTTAGAAGAACAAATGAAGCGAAAGAGagggaaagagaaagagaaaaagaaagaatagcTGTTGAAAGAGCAATCCGTGAAGTTCGTGAAAGGGCATTTGCTGAAGCCCGAGAAAAGGCAGAAAAGGCTGCTGCAGAAAGAGCAACTGCTGGAGCCCGACAAAAAGTGATGGCTGGGGCTGGGGAAAGATTGAATAAAGCTTCTTCAGGGGCTAAATCATCAGCTGAGAAGGCTTCTATGGAAGCCAAACTTAGGGCAGAACGTGCTGCTGTAGAGAGAGCAACTGCAGAGGCTCGGGAGCGTGCCCTGGAAAAAGCACTATCTGGGAAGGCTGCCTCTGGAGCAAGAGAACAGCCCGAAAGGTTTGCTGCTGCTAAGAAGGATCCACTGTATCAAGGCTCAGGTCCTTCTAGCAATTCAAGATATTCGAATTCTTCAAATCATGGTG TTCCTTATGCCACTGGATTTGATGAGGCCAAAGATGAAGCAACTCAGAGGTGTAAAGCTATGTCAGATAGACATCAACGGACAGTGGAGCGTGTG GCAAAAGTTCTTGAGGAGAAGAATATGCGGGATCTACTTGCTCAGAAAGAGCAAGCAGAGAGAAAC AGACTAGCAGAAGCTCTAGATGGTGGTGTCAAAAGGTGGTCAAGTGGGAAGGAGGGGAACTTGCGTGCACTGCTTGCAACGCTTCAATAT ATTCTTGGGCCTGATAGTGGTTGGCAGCCGATTCCCCTAACAGATATAATAACAACCAATGCTATAAAGAAAGCTTACCGGAAGGCCACTCTTTGTGTGCATCCTGATAAGTTGCAGCAGCGTGGTGCTAGCATTCAGCAGAAGTACATATGTGAGAAGGTTTTTGATCTTTTACAG GAGGCTTGGAACAAGTTCAACTCAGAGGAGTGA